A stretch of the Salvelinus fontinalis isolate EN_2023a chromosome 22, ASM2944872v1, whole genome shotgun sequence genome encodes the following:
- the zftraf1 gene encoding zinc finger TRAF-type-containing protein 1 isoform X1: MSSVEERGEVGVAAAPGSSSGGLGVVAVGAALEAVVGGPSMQEEVSIRRGEGLGPESDPDEPPPKKRMRLPEGESGKLEERLYSVLCCTVCLDLPKASVYQCTNGHLMCAGCFIHLLADSRLKEEQATCPNCRCEISKSLCCRNLAVEKAVSELPTDCPFCLKQFPRSSLERHQREECQDRYTPHWVTQCKYKRIGCPWKGPFHELPAHEEECCHPTKTGTELMGILGEMDQSHRRELTLYNSIFSLLCYEKIGFTGRLEVQFRPYRTDDFITRLYYETPRFTVLNQTWVLKARVNDSERNPNLSCKRTLSFQLILKSKVNSAIECSFLLLKGPYDDVRIKPVIHHHAFSNDTNETDYVPLPITDSVECNKLLAAKNINLRLFIFQIQK, from the exons ATGTCCTCGGTGGAAGAGCGGGGGGAGGTGGGCGTCGCGGCCGCTCCAGGCTCCTCCTCAGGCGGCCTGGGGGTTGTGGCGGTGGGGGCAGCCCTGGAGGCAGTCGTCGGGGGGCCGTCTATGCAGGAGGAGGTGAGCATCCGGAGAGGAGAGGGGCTCGGTCCCGAGTCGGATCCGGACGAGCCGCCGCCCAAGAAGCGGATGAGACTGCCGGAGGGAGAGTCGGGAAAGCTGGAagagaggctgtattcagtcctGTGCTGCACTGTATGTCTAGACCTGCCCAAAGCCTCCGTTTATCAG tgcaCCAACGGTCACCTGATGTGTGCTGGCTGTTTTATCCACCTGCTGGCTGACTCTCGTCTGAAAGAAGAACAGGCCACGTGTCCTAACTGCAG gTGTGAGATCAGTAAGTCCCTGTGTTGTAGGAACCTGGCTGTAGAGAAGGCTGTGAGTGAGCTGCCCACAGACTGCCCCTTCTGTCTCAAACAGTTCCCTCGCTCTAGCCTAGAGAGGCACCAGAGAGAGGAGTGCCAAGACAGGTACACACCTcattg GGTGACACAGTGTAAGTACAAGCGGATTGGCTGCCCGTGGAAGGGGCCGTTCCACGAGCTGCCGGCCCACGAGGAGGAGTGCTGCCACCCCACCAAGACTGGCACAGAGCTGATGGGCATCCTGGGGGAGATGGACCAGAGCCACCGCAGAGAACTAACTCTTTACAACTCTATATTCTCCCTGCTCTGTTACGAGAAGATTGGCTTCACAGGTAGGCTAG AGGTCCAGTTCAGGCCGTACCGCACAGATGACTTTATAACCCGTCTGTACTATGAGACTCCTCGTTTCACCGTGTTGAACCAAACCTGGGTTCTGAAGGCCAGGGTCAACGACTCTGAACgaaaccctaacctctcctgcAAACGCACCCTCTCCTTCCAGCTCATCCTCAAGAGCAAG GTGAACTCCGCTATAGAGTGTTCCTTCCTGCTGTTGAAAGGTCCGTACGATGACGTGAGGATCAAGCCTGTGATCCACCACCACGCGTTCAGCAACGACACCAACGAGACAGACTACGTCCCCCTGCCCATCACCGACTCTGTGGAGTGTAACAAACTACTGGCTGCCAAAAACATCAACCTTCGACTCTTTATCTTCCAGATCCAGAAATAG
- the zftraf1 gene encoding zinc finger TRAF-type-containing protein 1 isoform X3: MSSVEERGEVGVAAAPGSSSGGLGVVAVGAALEAVVGGPSMQEEVSIRRGEGLGPESDPDEPPPKKRMRLPEGESGKLEERLYSVLCCTVCLDLPKASVYQCTNGHLMCAGCFIHLLADSRLKEEQATCPNCRCEISKSLCCRNLAVEKAVSELPTDCPFCLKQFPRSSLERHQREECQDRVTQCKYKRIGCPWKGPFHELPAHEEECCHPTKTGTELMGILGEMDQSHRRELTLYNSIFSLLCYEKIGFTGRLEVQFRPYRTDDFITRLYYETPRFTVLNQTWVLKARVNDSERNPNLSCKRTLSFQLILKSKVNSAIECSFLLLKGPYDDVRIKPVIHHHAFSNDTNETDYVPLPITDSVECNKLLAAKNINLRLFIFQIQK, encoded by the exons ATGTCCTCGGTGGAAGAGCGGGGGGAGGTGGGCGTCGCGGCCGCTCCAGGCTCCTCCTCAGGCGGCCTGGGGGTTGTGGCGGTGGGGGCAGCCCTGGAGGCAGTCGTCGGGGGGCCGTCTATGCAGGAGGAGGTGAGCATCCGGAGAGGAGAGGGGCTCGGTCCCGAGTCGGATCCGGACGAGCCGCCGCCCAAGAAGCGGATGAGACTGCCGGAGGGAGAGTCGGGAAAGCTGGAagagaggctgtattcagtcctGTGCTGCACTGTATGTCTAGACCTGCCCAAAGCCTCCGTTTATCAG tgcaCCAACGGTCACCTGATGTGTGCTGGCTGTTTTATCCACCTGCTGGCTGACTCTCGTCTGAAAGAAGAACAGGCCACGTGTCCTAACTGCAG gTGTGAGATCAGTAAGTCCCTGTGTTGTAGGAACCTGGCTGTAGAGAAGGCTGTGAGTGAGCTGCCCACAGACTGCCCCTTCTGTCTCAAACAGTTCCCTCGCTCTAGCCTAGAGAGGCACCAGAGAGAGGAGTGCCAAGACAG GGTGACACAGTGTAAGTACAAGCGGATTGGCTGCCCGTGGAAGGGGCCGTTCCACGAGCTGCCGGCCCACGAGGAGGAGTGCTGCCACCCCACCAAGACTGGCACAGAGCTGATGGGCATCCTGGGGGAGATGGACCAGAGCCACCGCAGAGAACTAACTCTTTACAACTCTATATTCTCCCTGCTCTGTTACGAGAAGATTGGCTTCACAGGTAGGCTAG AGGTCCAGTTCAGGCCGTACCGCACAGATGACTTTATAACCCGTCTGTACTATGAGACTCCTCGTTTCACCGTGTTGAACCAAACCTGGGTTCTGAAGGCCAGGGTCAACGACTCTGAACgaaaccctaacctctcctgcAAACGCACCCTCTCCTTCCAGCTCATCCTCAAGAGCAAG GTGAACTCCGCTATAGAGTGTTCCTTCCTGCTGTTGAAAGGTCCGTACGATGACGTGAGGATCAAGCCTGTGATCCACCACCACGCGTTCAGCAACGACACCAACGAGACAGACTACGTCCCCCTGCCCATCACCGACTCTGTGGAGTGTAACAAACTACTGGCTGCCAAAAACATCAACCTTCGACTCTTTATCTTCCAGATCCAGAAATAG
- the arpp21 gene encoding cAMP-regulated phosphoprotein 21, translating into MSEAIVPESSGLRSCNELCTSALPSSPPLATEDECHHDNRKVEQQKPVSNQGQPARKRTKAKGRLVRSMAVCEESFPPSPPDTTQDSPSSVEVTMRPGCHDNEEEEQRKEPNVPTLIISDTSQEYTDSTGIDLHQFIITTLNSNPRDRMMLLKLEQDMIDFITDNGPYKKFPHMSSYHRMLVHRVAAYFGMEHNVDQTGKSVIINSTSNTRIPEQRFLDYVQEERGEETQWRTILKRDNAEENQARLHPLREERRSKSMEEREEEYQRARERIFNQEPACPQETRSIEDGSPHAATQRRQLFRGTRGNSGSSRQSSTETDYSRYSNWSSTDSGRYSNDPRPWSSTDSDSAYQRPNPAPKARPANHSWDARDDHAPTTGSNYLTVPMENGIPPGSILLNPHTGQPFLNPDGTPAIYNPPDPQQPTRSQPQQQAPLPQQPMAGHTVPQVVQYSSVSYSPQQLQYSTSEDLSSQFGHMTVSCQPLGEAPSLYPPLASPTQSYVYTAPPPPHNPPSYCQPPPTQVPVYYYSTTQYPTPAPQRPATPTQAIQPTGYSPVVANQQQSYQGMMGLQLPQSQAQRLLGSYPPGSSHPCGVTQQGGVGVSYPQTGLMSRGEGGYCCMVSPTCPPGPIPPPPLHTGCHASSCSNISSQGWAGKY; encoded by the exons ATGTCTGAAGCGATCGTCCCAGAATCCTCAGGGCTGAGGTCATGTAACGAGTTATGCACCTCCGCTCTGCCATCCTCACCCCCCCTTGCCACAGAGGATGagtgtcaccatgacaacagaaagGTGGAGCAGCAG AAACCCGTCAGTAACCAGGGGCAACCAGCCAGGAAGAGAACCAAG GCCAAAGGCAGGTTGGTGAGGAGCATGGCTGTGTGTGAGGAGTCATTCCCACCATCCCCTCCTGACACCACCCAAGACAGcccg AGCTCTGTTGAAGTCACCATGCGGCCAGGTTGCCATGACAACGAGGAGGAAGAGCAGCGCAAAGAGCCAAACGTGCCCACGCTAATTATCTCAGACACCAGTCAGGAATACACAGACTCTACTGGGATCGACCTGCACCAGTTTATCATCACCACCCTGAACAGCAACCCCAG GGACAGGATGATgctgttgaaactggagcaggacATGATCGACTTCATCACAGACAacgg tccctATAAGAAATTCCCTCACATGTCTTCCTACCATCGTATGTTGGTCCACCGGGTAGCAGCCTACTTTGGCATGGAACACAATGTGGACCAGACTGGCAAATCTGTCATCATCAATAGCACCAGTAACACACGCAT ACCAGAGCAGAGGTTTCTGGACTATgtccaggaggagagaggagaggagactcagTGGAGAACCATACTGAAGAGAGACAACGCTGAAGAAAACCAG GCGAGGCTCCACCCACTACGCGAGGAGAGGCGGAGCAAAtcaatggaagagagagaggaggagtaccAGAGAGCTAGAGAAAGGATATTCAACcaggag CCTGCCTGTCCCCAGGAGACCAG GTCTATAGAGGATGGTAGCCCCCATGCTGCGACCCAGAGAAGGCAGCTCTTTAG GGGTACCAGGGGTAACTCGGGCTCAAGCCGACAGAGCAGCACGGAGACTGACTACAGTCGCTATAGTAACTGGAGCAGCACTGACTCAGGTCGCTATAGCAACGACCCCCGACCCTGGAGCAGCACAGACTCAGACTCTGCCTATCAGAGGCCAAACCCCGCCCCCAAGGCCCGACCAGCCAATCACAGCTGGGATGCACGAG ATGACCATGCCCCCACCACAGGCTCCAACTATCTCACGGTGCCCATGGAGAACGGGATTCCACCAGGAAGTATATTACTGAACCCacatacag GCCAGCCCTTCTTGAACCCAGACGGAACTCCTGCCATCTACAATCCCCCCGATCCCCAGCAGCCAACAAGAAGCCAGCCTCAGCAGCAGGCCCCTCTGCCGCAGCAGCCAATGGCTGGCCACACAGTCCCTCAG gtggttCAATATTCGTCCGTCTCTTACTCTCCCCAGCAGTTGCAATACTCTACG AGCGAGGACCTGTCGTCCCAGTTTGGTCACATGACTGTGAGCTGTCAGCCACTGGGGGAAGCTccgtctctataccctcccttAGCCTCTCCCACACAGAGTTATGTCTATACcgcccctccccctcctcacaaCCCCCCCAGCTACTGCCAACCCCCTCCAACCCAG GTGCCTGTGtattactactctactactcaGTATCCTACCCCAGCACCCCAAAGACCTGCCACACCTACCCAGGCCATACAGCCTACag GTTACTCTCCTGTCGTAGCCAATCAGCAGCAAAGTTACCAGGGGATGATGGGTTTGCAGCTGCCTCAGAGCCAAGCCCAAAGATTGCTGGGTTCTTATCCACCTGGCTCCTCCCACCCATGTGGTGTAACACAG caGGGTGGTGTGGGGGTATCGTACCCCCAGACTGGTCTCATGTCGCGGGGTGAGGGGGGTTACTGCTGCATGGTATCTCCAACCTGTCCCCCTGGTCCCataccccctccccctctacACACCGGCTGCCATGCCTCCAGCTGTAGCAACATCAGCAGCCAGGGGTGGGCGGGcaaatactga
- the zftraf1 gene encoding zinc finger TRAF-type-containing protein 1 isoform X4 — MSSVEERGEVGVAAAPGSSSGGLGVVAVGAALEAVVGGPSMQEEVSIRRGEGLGPESDPDEPPPKKRMRLPEGESGKLEERLYSVLCCTVCLDLPKASVYQCTNGHLMCAGCFIHLLADSRLKEEQATCPNCRCEISKSLCCRNLAVEKAVSELPTDCPFCLKQFPRSSLERHQREECQDRVTQCKYKRIGCPWKGPFHELPAHEEECCHPTKTGTELMGILGEMDQSHRRELTLYNSIFSLLCYEKIGFTEVQFRPYRTDDFITRLYYETPRFTVLNQTWVLKARVNDSERNPNLSCKRTLSFQLILKSKVNSAIECSFLLLKGPYDDVRIKPVIHHHAFSNDTNETDYVPLPITDSVECNKLLAAKNINLRLFIFQIQK, encoded by the exons ATGTCCTCGGTGGAAGAGCGGGGGGAGGTGGGCGTCGCGGCCGCTCCAGGCTCCTCCTCAGGCGGCCTGGGGGTTGTGGCGGTGGGGGCAGCCCTGGAGGCAGTCGTCGGGGGGCCGTCTATGCAGGAGGAGGTGAGCATCCGGAGAGGAGAGGGGCTCGGTCCCGAGTCGGATCCGGACGAGCCGCCGCCCAAGAAGCGGATGAGACTGCCGGAGGGAGAGTCGGGAAAGCTGGAagagaggctgtattcagtcctGTGCTGCACTGTATGTCTAGACCTGCCCAAAGCCTCCGTTTATCAG tgcaCCAACGGTCACCTGATGTGTGCTGGCTGTTTTATCCACCTGCTGGCTGACTCTCGTCTGAAAGAAGAACAGGCCACGTGTCCTAACTGCAG gTGTGAGATCAGTAAGTCCCTGTGTTGTAGGAACCTGGCTGTAGAGAAGGCTGTGAGTGAGCTGCCCACAGACTGCCCCTTCTGTCTCAAACAGTTCCCTCGCTCTAGCCTAGAGAGGCACCAGAGAGAGGAGTGCCAAGACAG GGTGACACAGTGTAAGTACAAGCGGATTGGCTGCCCGTGGAAGGGGCCGTTCCACGAGCTGCCGGCCCACGAGGAGGAGTGCTGCCACCCCACCAAGACTGGCACAGAGCTGATGGGCATCCTGGGGGAGATGGACCAGAGCCACCGCAGAGAACTAACTCTTTACAACTCTATATTCTCCCTGCTCTGTTACGAGAAGATTGGCTTCACAG AGGTCCAGTTCAGGCCGTACCGCACAGATGACTTTATAACCCGTCTGTACTATGAGACTCCTCGTTTCACCGTGTTGAACCAAACCTGGGTTCTGAAGGCCAGGGTCAACGACTCTGAACgaaaccctaacctctcctgcAAACGCACCCTCTCCTTCCAGCTCATCCTCAAGAGCAAG GTGAACTCCGCTATAGAGTGTTCCTTCCTGCTGTTGAAAGGTCCGTACGATGACGTGAGGATCAAGCCTGTGATCCACCACCACGCGTTCAGCAACGACACCAACGAGACAGACTACGTCCCCCTGCCCATCACCGACTCTGTGGAGTGTAACAAACTACTGGCTGCCAAAAACATCAACCTTCGACTCTTTATCTTCCAGATCCAGAAATAG
- the zftraf1 gene encoding zinc finger TRAF-type-containing protein 1 isoform X2 → MSSVEERGEVGVAAAPGSSSGGLGVVAVGAALEAVVGGPSMQEEVSIRRGEGLGPESDPDEPPPKKRMRLPEGESGKLEERLYSVLCCTVCLDLPKASVYQCTNGHLMCAGCFIHLLADSRLKEEQATCPNCRCEISKSLCCRNLAVEKAVSELPTDCPFCLKQFPRSSLERHQREECQDRYTPHWVTQCKYKRIGCPWKGPFHELPAHEEECCHPTKTGTELMGILGEMDQSHRRELTLYNSIFSLLCYEKIGFTEVQFRPYRTDDFITRLYYETPRFTVLNQTWVLKARVNDSERNPNLSCKRTLSFQLILKSKVNSAIECSFLLLKGPYDDVRIKPVIHHHAFSNDTNETDYVPLPITDSVECNKLLAAKNINLRLFIFQIQK, encoded by the exons ATGTCCTCGGTGGAAGAGCGGGGGGAGGTGGGCGTCGCGGCCGCTCCAGGCTCCTCCTCAGGCGGCCTGGGGGTTGTGGCGGTGGGGGCAGCCCTGGAGGCAGTCGTCGGGGGGCCGTCTATGCAGGAGGAGGTGAGCATCCGGAGAGGAGAGGGGCTCGGTCCCGAGTCGGATCCGGACGAGCCGCCGCCCAAGAAGCGGATGAGACTGCCGGAGGGAGAGTCGGGAAAGCTGGAagagaggctgtattcagtcctGTGCTGCACTGTATGTCTAGACCTGCCCAAAGCCTCCGTTTATCAG tgcaCCAACGGTCACCTGATGTGTGCTGGCTGTTTTATCCACCTGCTGGCTGACTCTCGTCTGAAAGAAGAACAGGCCACGTGTCCTAACTGCAG gTGTGAGATCAGTAAGTCCCTGTGTTGTAGGAACCTGGCTGTAGAGAAGGCTGTGAGTGAGCTGCCCACAGACTGCCCCTTCTGTCTCAAACAGTTCCCTCGCTCTAGCCTAGAGAGGCACCAGAGAGAGGAGTGCCAAGACAGGTACACACCTcattg GGTGACACAGTGTAAGTACAAGCGGATTGGCTGCCCGTGGAAGGGGCCGTTCCACGAGCTGCCGGCCCACGAGGAGGAGTGCTGCCACCCCACCAAGACTGGCACAGAGCTGATGGGCATCCTGGGGGAGATGGACCAGAGCCACCGCAGAGAACTAACTCTTTACAACTCTATATTCTCCCTGCTCTGTTACGAGAAGATTGGCTTCACAG AGGTCCAGTTCAGGCCGTACCGCACAGATGACTTTATAACCCGTCTGTACTATGAGACTCCTCGTTTCACCGTGTTGAACCAAACCTGGGTTCTGAAGGCCAGGGTCAACGACTCTGAACgaaaccctaacctctcctgcAAACGCACCCTCTCCTTCCAGCTCATCCTCAAGAGCAAG GTGAACTCCGCTATAGAGTGTTCCTTCCTGCTGTTGAAAGGTCCGTACGATGACGTGAGGATCAAGCCTGTGATCCACCACCACGCGTTCAGCAACGACACCAACGAGACAGACTACGTCCCCCTGCCCATCACCGACTCTGTGGAGTGTAACAAACTACTGGCTGCCAAAAACATCAACCTTCGACTCTTTATCTTCCAGATCCAGAAATAG